A stretch of the Dyella telluris genome encodes the following:
- a CDS encoding CerR family C-terminal domain-containing protein: MSQPKRPRRAPAAGYARGDETRQRIIDAAIKLFGEHGFAGASTRDIAAAAGVNPPALQYYFENKEGVYLACAQFITDDLLGRFEPAMRLAAAALKNHDSVQPLIDVFLHIYEVGLDMVLTDSQAADRRLFVARDMAGEEPLATSKLLEQRLKEPLNKLRLTLLARITGTSTRDPVTRIRLLTLKGQMMPFFHPPGACLEAMGWKEMDAAKATLLKATVIEQTRTLLESWRSK; this comes from the coding sequence ATGAGCCAACCCAAGCGCCCCCGTCGCGCCCCTGCCGCGGGCTATGCGCGCGGCGACGAAACGCGGCAGCGGATCATCGACGCGGCCATCAAGCTGTTCGGCGAGCACGGTTTTGCCGGCGCATCTACCCGTGACATTGCCGCCGCGGCGGGCGTCAATCCGCCCGCGCTGCAGTACTACTTCGAGAACAAGGAGGGGGTTTACCTCGCCTGCGCCCAGTTCATCACCGATGACCTGCTGGGCCGCTTCGAGCCGGCGATGCGACTGGCTGCCGCTGCATTGAAGAACCACGACAGCGTGCAGCCACTGATCGACGTGTTCCTGCACATCTACGAAGTGGGCCTGGATATGGTGCTGACGGACTCCCAGGCCGCGGACCGGCGCCTTTTCGTGGCACGCGACATGGCCGGCGAGGAACCGCTGGCCACGTCCAAGCTGCTGGAGCAGCGACTGAAGGAGCCGCTCAACAAATTGCGCCTGACCCTGCTGGCACGCATCACCGGCACCAGTACGCGCGATCCGGTGACCCGCATACGCCTGCTTACCCTCAAGGGCCAGATGATGCCGTTCTTCCATCCGCCCGGCGCCTGCCTCGAGGCCATGGGCTGGAAGGAGATGGATGCGGCCAAGGCGACCCTGCTCAAGGCCACCGTCATCGAGCAGACGCGCACCTTGCTGGAAAGCTGGCGATCGAAGTGA
- a CDS encoding CocE/NonD family hydrolase produces MSAHAGGKGMLLLFSLMAGACVTAADAPPAGTDYPRQFGYVTTQDGTRLAYVVYLPAAHGTFPTVFQYEPYLGGGSAPDKLWLKAGYAVVTANVRGTGCSQGQHDLFGPHEGPDGADIIDWISHQPWSNRRVGMIGVSYPGHTQLLVAAQHPKALRAISPSAITMNTYDDIVWPGGIYNVGFASRWSLLLQPGIAAVGAQARVAWGDQECRANMAAHAAPTLVEQTSSHAGFDAWWKVRSLADYVERVQVPTFISQSWQDHETSVNGATQMYARLKAPKWMALSPGGHGWTYMQPAFQSMLVKWMDHWVKGANNGAEKLPRVTVYWELGGKVPPVAAWETHYADWPVPGAQEQTFQLNGDGSLTRDDAAKQGDDKPRRYVFGPGTELIGSNAQFSLAPDPTGTLAWTSAPLAKDLTILGAIQVHLFASSDNADTDFVVSLHDVYPNGDVQYLQRRFLRASMREIDGAQSTPQFVYRDFDKPAPLVPGKVYEFDLSLPPIGAVLRKGHKLQVMVSSPSAIPQPDWGLQSLSLPGFNSVYSSPTYPSRIVVPVLPDAEVKGPEPACGSLAFLPCRPASPPRG; encoded by the coding sequence ATGAGCGCACACGCTGGCGGTAAAGGGATGCTTCTGTTGTTCTCGCTGATGGCCGGAGCATGCGTTACAGCAGCCGATGCTCCACCTGCAGGAACTGACTACCCGCGGCAGTTCGGCTACGTGACGACGCAAGACGGCACCCGCCTTGCCTATGTGGTTTATCTTCCCGCAGCACATGGCACGTTCCCCACGGTTTTCCAGTACGAGCCGTATCTGGGTGGCGGCAGCGCACCCGACAAGCTCTGGCTGAAGGCGGGCTACGCCGTTGTAACAGCGAATGTGCGGGGAACCGGGTGCTCGCAGGGGCAGCATGACCTGTTCGGTCCGCACGAAGGGCCTGATGGGGCCGACATCATCGACTGGATCAGTCACCAGCCCTGGAGCAATCGCCGGGTCGGCATGATTGGTGTTTCGTATCCCGGGCACACGCAGCTTCTGGTCGCCGCGCAACACCCCAAGGCGCTGCGCGCCATATCGCCATCGGCGATCACCATGAATACGTACGACGACATTGTCTGGCCGGGTGGCATCTACAACGTCGGCTTCGCTTCCCGCTGGAGCCTGCTGCTTCAGCCGGGAATTGCCGCGGTCGGTGCACAGGCCCGGGTGGCGTGGGGTGACCAGGAGTGCAGGGCCAACATGGCAGCCCACGCCGCACCGACCCTGGTGGAGCAGACCAGCAGCCACGCCGGGTTTGACGCGTGGTGGAAAGTGCGATCACTTGCCGACTATGTGGAGCGGGTGCAGGTGCCCACGTTCATCTCGCAAAGCTGGCAGGACCACGAGACGTCGGTGAATGGCGCTACCCAGATGTATGCGCGCCTCAAGGCGCCGAAGTGGATGGCGCTCTCTCCCGGCGGCCACGGTTGGACGTACATGCAACCAGCCTTTCAGAGCATGCTGGTCAAGTGGATGGATCACTGGGTGAAGGGCGCGAACAATGGGGCCGAAAAACTGCCAAGGGTGACGGTGTACTGGGAGCTGGGCGGCAAGGTACCGCCTGTGGCTGCCTGGGAAACGCACTACGCGGACTGGCCAGTTCCCGGTGCGCAGGAACAGACATTCCAGTTGAACGGCGACGGGTCGCTCACCCGTGACGACGCCGCCAAGCAGGGTGACGACAAGCCACGGCGCTACGTCTTTGGCCCAGGCACGGAACTGATCGGTAGCAACGCCCAGTTCTCGCTTGCGCCAGACCCCACCGGTACCCTGGCATGGACCAGTGCGCCGCTCGCAAAAGACCTCACCATTCTCGGCGCCATCCAGGTGCATCTGTTCGCGTCATCCGACAACGCCGATACCGACTTTGTCGTGTCGCTGCATGACGTCTACCCCAATGGCGATGTGCAGTATCTCCAGCGAAGATTCCTCCGTGCATCCATGCGTGAAATCGACGGCGCGCAGAGCACGCCGCAGTTCGTCTATCGAGACTTCGACAAGCCGGCGCCACTGGTTCCAGGCAAGGTCTACGAATTCGATCTTTCGCTCCCGCCCATCGGTGCCGTTCTTCGAAAAGGTCATAAGTTGCAGGTAATGGTGAGCTCGCCATCGGCGATCCCGCAGCCGGACTGGGGGCTTCAGTCACTGAGCCTGCCCGGATTCAACAGCGTGTACTCGTCGCCGACTTATCCGTCGAGGATTGTCGTGCCGGTGTTGCCGGATGCGGAAGTCAAAGGCCCGGAGCCTGCGTGTGGCTCCCTTGCATTCCTGCCGTGCCGGCCGGCGTCGCCGCCCAGGGGGTGA
- a CDS encoding M24 family metallopeptidase, translating to MRRRDFLTRAVAATAAASTGFMLTGRSAWAATAGAPAAPTGLAGLSSMTTGAKPISVEERLARIARLQKLMVEQKIGALILESGSSLDYFTGIQWHRSERTTAAVIPAHGDIVVVTPAFEEPSIRETLAVGGDVRTWNEHESPFARLVGGLRDRGVNSGPIAFEATTRLFIVDGVREASGGAYTVVSGDALVKAVRLIKSPAELALMQTANDVTLAALRYVHGNVHAGMRPDEIANMMNAATVALGGAPEFALVLINEASAYPHGSHKPETLHEGSVILMDVGCAVHGYQSDISRTWVLGTPTAKQRKVWDTVKRGQEIALATAKLGTPVGTIDDAVRAYYEKEGWGPGYHLPGLPHRTGHGIGLDGHESPYLVHGDATPLAAGMCFSDEPGLYIPGEFGIRLEDCWHMTETGPKLFTGLAKSIDDPI from the coding sequence ATGCGTCGTCGCGACTTTCTCACGAGGGCAGTAGCTGCTACTGCTGCCGCGTCCACTGGTTTCATGCTGACCGGTCGATCCGCATGGGCAGCCACCGCCGGTGCGCCGGCCGCGCCCACGGGACTGGCCGGGCTGTCGTCCATGACCACCGGTGCCAAGCCGATTTCCGTGGAGGAGCGCCTCGCGCGCATTGCCCGACTGCAGAAGCTGATGGTCGAGCAGAAGATCGGCGCCCTGATTCTGGAATCGGGTTCGAGCCTGGACTACTTCACCGGCATCCAATGGCATCGCTCGGAGCGAACGACGGCAGCGGTGATTCCCGCCCATGGCGACATCGTGGTGGTGACGCCGGCGTTCGAAGAGCCGTCCATCCGCGAAACCCTGGCGGTGGGTGGCGACGTGCGTACATGGAATGAGCATGAAAGTCCGTTTGCCCGACTGGTCGGCGGGCTTCGCGATCGCGGCGTCAACTCGGGCCCGATCGCCTTCGAAGCGACCACGCGACTGTTCATTGTCGATGGCGTGCGCGAAGCCAGCGGCGGGGCTTATACCGTGGTTTCCGGTGATGCCTTGGTCAAGGCGGTGCGCCTGATCAAATCCCCGGCGGAACTCGCGTTGATGCAGACCGCCAACGACGTCACCCTGGCGGCCTTGCGCTACGTGCACGGCAACGTCCATGCCGGCATGCGCCCGGACGAGATCGCCAACATGATGAACGCCGCCACGGTGGCGCTGGGTGGCGCGCCGGAGTTCGCGCTGGTGCTGATCAACGAGGCCAGTGCGTATCCGCATGGCTCGCACAAGCCCGAGACCCTGCACGAGGGCTCGGTAATCCTGATGGACGTGGGCTGCGCCGTGCACGGCTATCAGTCGGACATCTCGCGTACCTGGGTACTGGGCACGCCGACGGCGAAGCAGCGCAAGGTGTGGGACACCGTGAAGCGCGGCCAGGAAATTGCGCTGGCTACCGCCAAGTTGGGCACGCCGGTAGGCACCATCGATGACGCCGTGCGTGCCTACTACGAAAAGGAAGGCTGGGGCCCTGGCTACCACCTGCCGGGTCTGCCGCATCGTACCGGTCATGGCATCGGCCTGGATGGCCACGAGTCGCCGTATCTCGTGCATGGCGACGCCACGCCGCTGGCGGCCGGCATGTGCTTTTCCGATGAGCCGGGCCTCTATATTCCCGGCGAGTTCGGCATCCGCCTGGAAGACTGCTGGCACATGACCGAGACCGGCCCGAAGCTGTTCACCGGCCTCGCCAAGTCCATCGACGACCCGATCTGA
- a CDS encoding VOC family protein: MNGRWLFLQCLSVLLMAGVATAAPAPTPPPGHITGVGGIFFKAKDPKALAAWYRDVLGMPVEVWGGAALRYDAPNHPPALAWNAFPATTKYFDPSTSGLIIDYAVDDMDALLARLKSKGVTILKRDDSDPNGRFTWILDPEGNKVELWQPKH; encoded by the coding sequence ATGAACGGGCGATGGCTTTTTCTTCAGTGTCTGAGTGTGCTTTTGATGGCCGGCGTGGCGACTGCCGCGCCCGCGCCGACGCCTCCGCCCGGGCACATCACCGGCGTCGGTGGCATCTTCTTCAAGGCGAAGGACCCCAAGGCTCTCGCAGCGTGGTATCGCGATGTGCTGGGCATGCCGGTGGAAGTGTGGGGAGGGGCGGCCCTTCGCTATGACGCGCCGAATCATCCTCCCGCACTGGCATGGAACGCGTTTCCGGCAACGACAAAGTACTTTGATCCATCCACCAGTGGACTGATAATCGACTACGCCGTGGACGACATGGATGCGTTGCTTGCGCGGTTGAAATCCAAAGGCGTCACGATACTCAAGCGTGACGACAGCGATCCGAACGGCCGCTTTACCTGGATTCTCGACCCCGAAGGAAACAAGGTCGAGCTCTGGCAACCGAAGCACTAG
- a CDS encoding TIM-barrel domain-containing protein, whose translation MRTSKFALLSLSLSLATVFGAAHAAPLATLDRHGAWVNVEAYGPNVVHVTIATDKAQAQKAPGYGILADHADASGFRETHDQSGDTFASSALSLHVDAAPPPHTPGTMEHYFAPDLAPVSLQVKNAKGVSVVNMTGWQMAPYEVAGEPTYQVGATFAAPTDEHYYGMGQNQESLGPLDLRGRTIDCQHWYDAPAGETVCVPFMVSSKGYGIIWDNPSDTRIVAGIRGHTSFTSKVGERVSFFVVTGDTPEAIYSAYARVTGKTPIPPKAAFGLIQSKARYDSQAEILRVARTYREKNYPLDVMVLDWFYWTHMGQLDINPAEFPNPDAMNKELHDAGLKSIISIWPRFERAGRYFSELDTKGYFLKDRNGKTVDGLPFRSDRTGALIDSTNPAARQWFWEHARDNILSHGFDYPWLDETEPDLVPDGYFFSIGSGDRYHNVFPLVHVEGVAQGMRQWKPDQRVLILSRAAYLGSQRTGALFWSSDIDPTWEALQRQIPTGLNMTASGIAYWGNDIGGWQYLPETTNATKAPLLDPSDARDTVGQNNDYPELLTRWFEYGTFLPTLRLHGDRKHTEIWAFGHQAEAIMAKYDKLRYRLIPYIYSQAKKTYDTGAPFMRALWMDFPGDAHVANIGTEYMFGPAFLVAPITEQGQTEKDVYLPAGSDWYNFWTNEKLSGGRWVKVAAPIDQIPVFVRAGSIVPMGSDIQSTATKQAITEIRVYPGKSADFALYDDDGTSYGYEAGKGSTTQLHWNQASGVLSATGGDATFNQKVKELAKVVGK comes from the coding sequence GTGCGGACCTCCAAATTTGCCTTGCTCAGCCTGTCCTTGTCCCTGGCTACCGTATTTGGTGCCGCGCATGCGGCGCCCCTTGCCACGCTTGACCGGCACGGTGCATGGGTAAACGTGGAAGCCTATGGCCCGAACGTGGTGCACGTCACCATTGCCACCGACAAGGCGCAGGCACAGAAAGCACCCGGTTACGGGATCCTGGCTGACCATGCCGATGCATCGGGCTTCCGTGAAACTCACGATCAGAGTGGCGACACGTTCGCCTCTTCTGCGCTGAGCCTGCATGTGGATGCCGCACCGCCGCCGCACACGCCGGGCACCATGGAGCACTACTTCGCGCCCGACCTTGCGCCGGTAAGCCTGCAGGTGAAGAACGCCAAGGGCGTCAGCGTGGTCAACATGACCGGCTGGCAGATGGCGCCCTACGAAGTGGCCGGCGAGCCCACGTATCAGGTGGGCGCGACCTTCGCCGCACCGACCGATGAGCACTACTACGGCATGGGCCAGAATCAGGAGAGCCTTGGCCCGCTGGACCTGCGCGGCCGCACCATCGACTGCCAGCACTGGTACGACGCCCCGGCAGGCGAAACGGTCTGCGTGCCGTTCATGGTGTCGTCCAAGGGGTACGGCATCATCTGGGACAATCCCTCCGATACGCGTATTGTCGCGGGCATCCGCGGCCACACCAGCTTCACGTCGAAAGTGGGTGAGCGCGTCAGCTTCTTTGTCGTCACCGGTGATACGCCCGAGGCAATTTATTCGGCTTATGCCCGGGTCACCGGCAAGACGCCAATTCCGCCCAAGGCGGCCTTCGGCCTGATCCAGTCCAAGGCGCGTTACGACAGCCAGGCCGAGATACTGCGCGTGGCGCGCACGTATCGGGAAAAGAACTATCCGCTCGACGTGATGGTGCTCGACTGGTTCTACTGGACGCACATGGGTCAGCTGGATATCAATCCGGCGGAATTTCCCAACCCCGATGCCATGAACAAGGAGCTTCATGACGCGGGCCTGAAATCGATCATCTCGATCTGGCCGCGCTTCGAGCGCGCCGGCCGCTACTTCAGCGAGCTCGACACCAAGGGCTACTTCCTGAAGGACAGGAACGGAAAAACGGTGGACGGCCTTCCGTTCCGCTCCGATCGTACCGGCGCACTGATTGACTCCACCAACCCGGCAGCGCGCCAGTGGTTCTGGGAGCATGCGCGCGACAATATCCTTTCGCATGGCTTCGACTATCCGTGGCTCGACGAAACCGAGCCGGATCTGGTGCCCGATGGCTACTTTTTCTCCATCGGTTCCGGCGACCGCTATCACAACGTGTTTCCGCTGGTGCACGTAGAGGGCGTGGCGCAGGGCATGCGCCAATGGAAGCCGGACCAGCGCGTGTTGATTCTTTCCCGTGCGGCCTATCTGGGCTCGCAGCGCACCGGTGCGCTGTTCTGGTCATCGGATATCGACCCGACCTGGGAAGCGCTGCAGCGCCAGATTCCCACCGGCCTCAACATGACCGCCTCCGGCATCGCCTACTGGGGCAACGACATTGGCGGCTGGCAGTATCTGCCGGAGACCACCAACGCCACCAAGGCACCGTTGCTCGATCCGTCCGATGCACGCGATACGGTGGGCCAGAACAACGACTATCCGGAACTGCTCACGCGCTGGTTCGAATACGGCACCTTCCTGCCGACGCTGCGCCTGCACGGCGATCGCAAGCACACGGAAATCTGGGCGTTCGGCCATCAGGCCGAGGCGATCATGGCGAAGTACGACAAGCTCCGTTATCGCCTGATTCCGTACATCTACAGCCAGGCCAAGAAGACTTACGACACCGGCGCTCCCTTCATGCGTGCGCTGTGGATGGACTTCCCGGGTGATGCCCACGTTGCCAATATCGGAACCGAATACATGTTTGGCCCTGCCTTCCTGGTGGCGCCGATTACCGAGCAGGGCCAGACGGAGAAGGACGTGTACCTGCCTGCCGGCAGCGACTGGTACAACTTCTGGACCAACGAAAAGCTGAGCGGCGGACGCTGGGTCAAGGTGGCCGCGCCGATCGACCAGATTCCGGTCTTCGTTCGCGCCGGCTCCATCGTGCCCATGGGTTCGGATATCCAGTCGACCGCGACGAAACAGGCGATCACGGAAATCCGTGTCTATCCGGGCAAGAGCGCCGACTTTGCGTTGTATGACGACGATGGCACCTCCTATGGCTACGAGGCCGGCAAGGGCAGTACCACCCAGCTGCATTGGAATCAGGCCTCGGGCGTACTGAGCGCCACCGGTGGTGACGCGACCTTCAACCAGAAGGTGAAGGAGCTTGCCAAGGTCGTGGGCAAGTAA
- a CDS encoding glutathione S-transferase family protein gives MTPIITAFERSPDGGKGLARDTRVRWALEEAGLAYEVRPVSFAAMKEPAHLAVHPFGQIPTYEEGDLVLFESGAIIFHIASHHAGLLPDEANARARAITWMFAALNTVEPPILDLVTVKFVEADRPWSKDRMPLVVDRIRHRLRQLAARLGSVEWLDGDFSAGDLLMVSVLLRLKPSGMLDEFPGLAAYVARGEARPAYQRAFAAQLAFNTARPTG, from the coding sequence ATGACACCCATCATCACCGCCTTTGAAAGGTCACCGGACGGCGGCAAGGGCCTGGCCCGCGATACGCGCGTCCGATGGGCGCTTGAAGAGGCCGGCCTTGCGTACGAAGTTCGCCCCGTGTCGTTCGCCGCCATGAAGGAGCCCGCGCATCTCGCTGTCCATCCGTTCGGGCAAATTCCCACCTACGAGGAAGGCGATCTGGTGCTGTTCGAATCAGGGGCGATCATTTTCCATATCGCCTCGCACCACGCGGGTCTCTTGCCGGATGAAGCCAACGCCAGAGCTCGGGCGATCACCTGGATGTTTGCCGCGCTCAACACGGTGGAGCCTCCGATACTCGATCTGGTCACCGTGAAGTTCGTGGAAGCTGACCGGCCGTGGTCAAAAGACCGGATGCCACTGGTCGTGGACCGTATCCGTCACCGGCTGAGACAGCTTGCTGCTCGCCTTGGTAGTGTCGAGTGGCTGGATGGCGACTTCAGCGCGGGTGATCTGTTGATGGTGTCAGTCCTGCTCAGATTGAAGCCCTCGGGCATGCTTGATGAGTTCCCCGGCCTGGCTGCGTACGTCGCCCGCGGCGAAGCACGCCCGGCCTATCAACGGGCCTTCGCCGCCCAGCTGGCGTTCAATACCGCCCGACCCACGGGTTGA
- a CDS encoding DUF2955 domain-containing protein — protein sequence MTLHATLRFAVGVTAAFVVGEAMDWFPSFLAPVLAAALLASLPARPSLRMALGLLIVMTVASLFAFVIASQLRGTPFVLFGLIALCVFLAFFAMLSGRPAFPALLFLICLATIPVIAMIAPAQAGTLPVAFVRGMAVALVTIWLVYGLWPQTAAPKPAPPPPSHMPDPVTMALGGAAVVVPLMLVYLLYGLADALPVMIATVMLVANFDLNRGRLHALAMIVGNFAGGFLGLVLHTILTTTPSLVFLAGLLFFTLLFFGQRMAAGGPTAPIALLACNAMLIILGSAISSDSPTLSLWMVRVFQFAVAGMFAIGTMSLLWHRASHAGPGKPQNP from the coding sequence GTGACGCTGCATGCGACGCTGCGCTTTGCCGTCGGCGTCACGGCTGCCTTCGTGGTGGGCGAGGCAATGGACTGGTTTCCCAGTTTTCTCGCGCCGGTGCTCGCGGCCGCGCTGCTGGCCAGCCTGCCCGCGCGGCCATCGCTCAGGATGGCGCTTGGACTTTTGATAGTCATGACGGTCGCGTCGCTGTTCGCTTTCGTCATCGCGTCGCAGCTGCGCGGCACGCCCTTCGTTCTGTTCGGGCTGATTGCCTTGTGCGTGTTTCTTGCATTCTTTGCCATGCTGAGCGGACGCCCCGCGTTTCCAGCGCTGCTTTTTCTGATCTGCCTTGCCACCATTCCGGTGATTGCCATGATCGCGCCGGCGCAGGCCGGTACGCTTCCCGTGGCCTTTGTCCGCGGCATGGCCGTCGCATTGGTGACTATCTGGCTGGTCTACGGGCTGTGGCCGCAAACAGCGGCACCGAAGCCCGCGCCGCCACCGCCTTCGCACATGCCCGATCCTGTCACCATGGCATTGGGTGGTGCTGCGGTCGTTGTCCCGCTGATGCTGGTCTACCTGCTGTACGGACTGGCGGACGCTTTGCCGGTGATGATCGCCACGGTCATGCTGGTGGCAAACTTTGATCTGAATCGCGGCCGATTGCATGCGTTGGCCATGATCGTCGGCAACTTCGCCGGCGGCTTTCTTGGGCTGGTGCTCCATACGATATTGACGACCACGCCATCGCTGGTCTTCCTTGCCGGCCTGCTTTTCTTCACCTTGCTCTTCTTCGGGCAGCGCATGGCGGCTGGTGGCCCCACGGCGCCGATTGCCCTGCTGGCGTGCAACGCCATGCTGATCATCCTGGGCTCGGCGATATCGTCAGACTCCCCTACCCTGTCCCTCTGGATGGTGCGTGTCTTCCAGTTTGCGGTCGCCGGCATGTTCGCCATCGGCACCATGAGCCTGCTCTGGCATCGTGCATCCCATGCGGGCCCCGGAAAGCCGCAGAACCCGTAG
- a CDS encoding SRPBCC family protein has product MLQLTGRAHFVRSLWILGWALAGSPAVMASEPHSNTRRFHLDAPCQRVFPLFTAAGEKQWAEGWNPEQLSGSEHRGSAFRTRHPDGQVTTWIVTEYDPVAGRVSYARLAEDSNIGLVDVRCSEEGSGSAIDVTYTLTGLTPKGDAFATKFTTDAHYTAMIDEWRRALVSALSSKP; this is encoded by the coding sequence ATGCTGCAGCTCACCGGAAGGGCGCACTTCGTGCGCAGTCTATGGATCCTTGGGTGGGCACTGGCTGGCTCCCCCGCTGTCATGGCCTCCGAACCTCACTCCAACACCCGGCGCTTTCATCTGGACGCCCCGTGCCAGCGCGTGTTCCCGCTGTTCACCGCCGCTGGTGAAAAGCAGTGGGCAGAGGGCTGGAATCCCGAGCAGCTCAGTGGCAGCGAGCATCGCGGCAGCGCGTTCCGCACGCGTCATCCGGATGGACAGGTCACCACCTGGATCGTTACGGAATACGACCCTGTCGCCGGTCGCGTCAGTTATGCACGCCTGGCGGAGGACTCCAACATCGGGCTCGTTGACGTGCGCTGCTCCGAGGAGGGCAGTGGCAGCGCCATCGACGTGACCTACACACTGACCGGCCTGACTCCCAAGGGCGATGCATTCGCCACCAAGTTCACTACCGACGCGCACTACACGGCCATGATCGACGAGTGGCGACGCGCACTGGTGAGCGCGCTGTCGAGCAAGCCGTGA
- a CDS encoding thioesterase family protein — translation MYTKTLYAGWADMDFNSHMRNTAYLDKTADVRQMFLLEHGFPMEEFRRLRFGPVVMKDEVEYFKEIGLQQQITVTYALAGHSDDGSRFLLRHEIFRPDGKLSARVTSAGGWLDLNERKLIAPPPALLAAMESLERTQDFIVLPSSVKPRD, via the coding sequence ATGTACACGAAGACGCTCTATGCAGGCTGGGCTGACATGGACTTCAACTCCCACATGCGCAATACGGCCTATCTGGACAAGACGGCCGATGTGCGACAGATGTTCCTGCTGGAACACGGCTTTCCCATGGAAGAGTTCCGGCGCCTGAGGTTTGGACCGGTGGTGATGAAGGACGAGGTTGAGTACTTCAAGGAGATCGGCCTGCAGCAGCAGATCACCGTGACCTATGCACTCGCCGGACATTCCGATGACGGCAGCCGGTTCCTGCTTCGACACGAAATATTCCGACCCGATGGCAAGTTGAGCGCGCGCGTAACGAGTGCCGGCGGATGGCTGGATCTCAATGAGCGCAAGCTTATTGCTCCGCCTCCGGCATTGCTGGCAGCGATGGAGTCGCTGGAGCGGACGCAGGACTTCATCGTGCTGCCCTCCAGCGTCAAGCCACGGGACTGA
- a CDS encoding alpha/beta fold hydrolase, translating to MGYVTTKDGVEIFYKDWGPKDAPVVYFHHGWPLSADDWDNQMLFFLSKGFRVVAHDRRGHGRSSQVSDGHDMDHYADDTAAVVTHLGVRKAVHVGHSTGGGEVIHYVARHGEDKVAKAVLISAVPPIMVKTPANPGGLDKKVFDDLQAQLAANRSQFYYDLAAGPFYGYNRPNAKPQQAVVLNWWRQGMMGGAKAHYDGIVAFSQTDFTEDLKGTTIPVLVMHGDDDQIVPYEDAGVLSAKLARNSTLKIYKGFPHGMPTTEADTINADLLAFIKS from the coding sequence ATGGGATACGTGACCACAAAGGACGGTGTCGAGATTTTCTACAAGGACTGGGGTCCGAAGGACGCTCCGGTTGTTTACTTCCACCATGGTTGGCCATTGAGCGCGGACGACTGGGATAACCAGATGCTCTTTTTCCTGTCCAAGGGTTTCCGTGTGGTGGCGCATGATCGTCGCGGTCATGGGCGGTCGAGTCAGGTATCGGATGGCCACGACATGGATCACTACGCCGACGACACCGCTGCCGTGGTGACGCACCTGGGTGTGCGGAAAGCTGTGCACGTGGGTCATTCCACCGGCGGTGGCGAGGTGATCCATTACGTGGCCCGGCATGGCGAAGACAAGGTGGCCAAGGCGGTGCTCATCAGTGCCGTTCCGCCCATCATGGTGAAGACGCCGGCCAATCCCGGCGGCCTGGACAAGAAGGTCTTTGACGATCTCCAGGCCCAGCTGGCAGCCAACCGCTCGCAGTTCTACTACGACCTGGCCGCTGGCCCGTTCTATGGCTACAACCGGCCCAACGCGAAGCCCCAGCAGGCCGTCGTCCTGAACTGGTGGCGCCAGGGCATGATGGGCGGCGCCAAGGCCCATTACGACGGTATCGTGGCCTTCTCGCAGACGGACTTCACCGAGGATCTGAAGGGCACCACGATCCCCGTGCTCGTGATGCATGGCGATGACGACCAGATCGTCCCTTACGAGGACGCGGGCGTACTCTCGGCCAAGCTGGCCCGCAACAGCACGCTGAAGATCTACAAGGGCTTCCCGCACGGGATGCCCACGACCGAGGCGGACACCATCAACGCCGACCTTCTGGCCTTCATCAAGAGCTAG
- a CDS encoding VOC family protein: protein MESNLVAILPCNDLDRTEAFFMRLGFKREQGSSGDYRMLADGYGAHIHLNQAVQGWLVPGSNPFGLYLYRRDVDELAAAFREEIDAGPSDTPWGMYEFAVNAPDDTLVRVGWPTRLR from the coding sequence ATGGAATCGAACCTGGTTGCGATCCTTCCGTGCAACGATCTTGACCGTACCGAGGCGTTCTTCATGCGGCTCGGCTTCAAGCGTGAGCAAGGAAGCTCCGGCGACTATCGAATGCTCGCCGATGGTTACGGCGCCCACATTCATCTGAATCAGGCGGTGCAAGGATGGCTCGTGCCAGGAAGTAACCCCTTCGGGCTTTACCTCTACCGCAGGGATGTCGATGAGCTTGCCGCCGCATTTCGCGAAGAGATCGATGCCGGCCCCAGTGACACGCCGTGGGGCATGTACGAGTTCGCCGTGAATGCGCCTGACGACACGCTGGTCAGGGTGGGTTGGCCAACCCGCCTCCGTTAG